In Pantoea cypripedii, the DNA window CCGACGTTGCATGAATCCGTTGGTCTGGCGGCGGAAGTGTTCGAAGGTAGCATTACCGACCTGCCGAACCCGAAAGCGAAAAAGAAATAAGCGCTGAGAAATAAACAGACGGCTCCTTAAGGGAGCCGTTTTTTATTACGCGTTCATTTTAATGGAATAATGAAATGGGCGCCTGAGCTAACGCCAGGACAATGACGGAAAAGCGGGGAAAAATCCCCGCTTAATGAAGTTTCTACGGTCTGCCTTCGCAGGCCATAACCGCTGATAATTCAGCTGTGAATATTCTCAATCGTAACTCACATAATGAATTGCGGTTGATGAGACAGAATCCTAATAAAATGATTCCGCTGATAATCAGTTTGCTGAATGTTGACCTCATCGTCACTTGCTCCTTGATTTAAAGCGAGCAAGCGACTACCCTGACATTGCTAGGTGTTTTGGGTAGTCGCTCGCTCGCGGTGGTTAAGTAAAATTAATCCCGCGAGCAAACTCTCCACAATCCACCTCAATATCATTTCTGATGCTTAAGACAGATTGTCTCAAGCGCCCGCAGGCAGTCTAATCTGTTTTTTATTATTTTCACCTTTTATTTTTATTCTTTTTTCTGAGGTTTGTTTTATTATTTAGTTGTTCTATTAACGATGTTTATTATTTATATTCATTTTTTCTTTAAGCCAGTCAATAAAATAGCGCAGCGGCGTGGGGATATATTTCCGGCTGGGATAATAAAGCCAGAAGCCTTCTTCTACCTGGGTGAAATCCGGCAGGATTTCTACCAGTTCCCCACTATTTAGCGCTTCAGCCACGGTGCCCTGATGTAAAAAAGCAATCCCCGTTCCCGCCAGTGCGGCTTGCAGAATCCGTTCGTTATTGTCCAGTATCAGGGAGCCGCGCACGGCCACCTCCTGTTTCTGCCCATCCTGCCAGAACTCCCAGCGATAGCGACGCCCGCTGGGAAAGCGTCGCTCAATGCAGGGAAAGTGCAGCAACTCTGCGGGAGTTTGTGGCACACCGTGGTGGGCAATGAATGCCGGGGTGGCGACCGCCACTGCACGCATCGGTTCGCCAAACGGCACCGCCACCATATCCTGCGCCAGCACGGCACCATAACGTACACCCGCATCAAAACCTGCGCTCACAATATCCACCAGCGAATCGTTACTGTCGATCTCCACGCTGATCTGCGGATAGCGCTGCATAAACGGCAAAATAAGTGACTGAAAAAACAGGGCTTCGGCTGAACGCGGGATACTGATACGCAGGTTCCCTTGTGGGTCGCTGCGCCAGTCATTCAGTTCATCAACCGCCTGTGCCAGATCCTGTAACGCGGGCTGGATACGCTGGAGAAAGCGCTCCCCGGCGGGCGTCAGTGCCACTTTGCGGGTGGTGCGATTGAGAAGTCGCATCCCGAGGCGTTGTTCAAAATTACGCATCGCATGGCTAAGTGCCGATGGCGTGATATTGCGTTCTCCAGCGGCTTTACGAAAGCTCAGATGCTGGGCAATAGCGGCAAACATCTCAAGTTCCTGTAGCGTGGCGCGATATTGGCTCATTACTGAATTTCACTCACTAAATCGGCAAAAATGCCTCAATTGTTGCGGTCATTGTTGAGGGTTATAACAATAACATCGACAGCGAAGAGGATGAAGCAATGCAACAACGTCAATTAGGCAATCAGGGATTACAGGTTTCGGCACTGGGGCTGGGCTGCATGGGGATGTCATTTGCCTATGGTCCTAATGATGAGCAGCAGGCGCTGAATACCCTGGCTCGCGCCTTTGAACTGGGCGTCGATTTTCTCGATACGGCTGAAGTCTACGGCCCCTTTACCAATGAAACTTTGCTGGCAAAAGCCCTGAAGGGGCGTAAAGACATTAAAGTGGCGACCAAGTTTGGCTTCCGTATCAACGATCAGGGGGAGGGCTGGGAGCGTGTGACGGGGGTAAACAGCGATCCGGCGCATATCCGTGTTGCGGTGGAAGGATCGCTCCAGCGTCTGGGAGTGGAAAGCATTGATCTCCTGTATCAACACCGCCTCGATCCGGCAGTCCCGATTGAAGAGGTCGTTGGCGTGATGGCCGACCTGGTACGCGAAGGGAAGGTTCAGTATCTCGGTTTGTCGGAAGTCTCCCCGGCGACGCTGCGCTGCGCCTGTGCGGTACATCCTATCTCTGCCCTGCAAAGTGAATATTCATTGTGGTCACGCGATCCGGAGCAGGGGATCTTTGCCGCCTGCCGTGAGCTTAACATCGGTTTTGTGCCTTACAGCCCGCTGGGACGCGGTTTCCTGACCGGTAAATTCCCTGCCGCGGAAACGCTGGCGGAGGATGATTTTCGCCGCTTTCTGCCGCGCTTCCAGCAGGACGCTCAGGCGCATAACCAGAAGTTAGTGAATCAGCTGACAGAGATGGCCACAGGTTATGACGCCACCCCGGCACAACTGGCGCTGGCATGGGTACTGGCAAAAGGCGAGTTTATTGTGCCGATTCCGGGAGCCAGCAAAATCAGTCATCTGGAACAAAACTGTGCCGCCGCAGCCTTATCATTACGCAGTGCCGACATCAGCGCGCTGGATACGCTATTCGATCCGCAACAGATTCAGGGTGAGCGTTATAACGCCACGGAGTTTGTGCTGGTCGATCGCTAAAGGTTAACCTGAGAGCGATAGCACATTTTGTAGCGGCGCAATTTATTGCGCTGCTCACATCAAATGACCAAACCTCCTGCCAAAAGCGCGCGATAAATCGCGCCGCCACGATTCGTGTCGGGATGCCCCGTACAATCTTCTGTTCCACAAAAGAATGTTGCTTTTTTGTAAAC includes these proteins:
- a CDS encoding Hok/Gef family protein, with product MRSTFSKLIISGIILLGFCLINRNSLCELRLRIFTAELSAVMACEGRP
- a CDS encoding LysR family transcriptional regulator, with translation MSQYRATLQELEMFAAIAQHLSFRKAAGERNITPSALSHAMRNFEQRLGMRLLNRTTRKVALTPAGERFLQRIQPALQDLAQAVDELNDWRSDPQGNLRISIPRSAEALFFQSLILPFMQRYPQISVEIDSNDSLVDIVSAGFDAGVRYGAVLAQDMVAVPFGEPMRAVAVATPAFIAHHGVPQTPAELLHFPCIERRFPSGRRYRWEFWQDGQKQEVAVRGSLILDNNERILQAALAGTGIAFLHQGTVAEALNSGELVEILPDFTQVEEGFWLYYPSRKYIPTPLRYFIDWLKEKMNINNKHR
- a CDS encoding aldo/keto reductase encodes the protein MQQRQLGNQGLQVSALGLGCMGMSFAYGPNDEQQALNTLARAFELGVDFLDTAEVYGPFTNETLLAKALKGRKDIKVATKFGFRINDQGEGWERVTGVNSDPAHIRVAVEGSLQRLGVESIDLLYQHRLDPAVPIEEVVGVMADLVREGKVQYLGLSEVSPATLRCACAVHPISALQSEYSLWSRDPEQGIFAACRELNIGFVPYSPLGRGFLTGKFPAAETLAEDDFRRFLPRFQQDAQAHNQKLVNQLTEMATGYDATPAQLALAWVLAKGEFIVPIPGASKISHLEQNCAAAALSLRSADISALDTLFDPQQIQGERYNATEFVLVDR